The region GCAACGGTTTTACAACCCAAAGAGCGAGCATAGCGAAGTCCTCCAATAACGTAAGGAGTACGACCACTAGCTGCAATTCCAATAGCGATATCGTTCTTGTTCAGGCCAATCTTCTTGAGCTCCTCTTCACAAAGCTCAAGAGAATCTTCTGCGCCTTCAACTGCACGTACAAAGGCCTTCTCGCCACCAGCGATAAGACCAACAACCACGTCAGGAGAAACACCAAAAGTTGGAGGACACTCAACAGCATCCAAAACGCCTAAGCGGCCCGAGGTACCAGCGCCAAAGTACACAATTCTGCCACCAGCCTCAAGCGAAGAGACTGCCCACTCGATTGCTTGCGCTACCTGCGGAAGAACTTCTTTTACGCCAGCCACAACGTTCAAATCTTCCTGGTTCATAACGCTGACCAGCTCAAGCGGCGTCATCTGATCAAGTTCCATAGTGTTGGGATTTCTTGTCTCCGTGACAAGCTTTGTTAAATCAATCACGCTTTCACCTTCTGTGTTGTGATTTCTACGCAATAACGTCGTTAGCTAT is a window of Lancefieldella parvula DSM 20469 DNA encoding:
- the murQ gene encoding N-acetylmuramic acid 6-phosphate etherase, encoding MIDLTKLVTETRNPNTMELDQMTPLELVSVMNQEDLNVVAGVKEVLPQVAQAIEWAVSSLEAGGRIVYFGAGTSGRLGVLDAVECPPTFGVSPDVVVGLIAGGEKAFVRAVEGAEDSLELCEEELKKIGLNKNDIAIGIAASGRTPYVIGGLRYARSLGCKTVAIACNKGSEVGKEAELAIEPSCGPEVLTGSTRLKAGTAQKMILNMISTGSMVGVGKAYQNLMVDVQQTNKKLVVRAQNITMAATGCTREEAARALEQADGNAKLAIVMLLTQMSVEEAKAKLEAAHGHVRGALQ